The Virgibacillus sp. MSP4-1 genome has a segment encoding these proteins:
- the yabG gene encoding sporulation peptidase YabG, whose product MKWQKGDIVTRISYQHDLLFRVQSVGNELVKLYGEEYRLEADAAPDDLVMVEREELTRRKKAEKEKEDYSFRLFRQDYQLMRKKREHETTSGYNQEIRHFQIPPRILHIDGDPIFLKKCIHLYQRLGLQVHGVHVHEKEMPDQIHSLLKKIQPDMIVITGHDSFSKNKGDKNDLRAYRHSRYFADTVRKAREYMPNLDQLVIFAGACQSHFESLIRAGANFASSPSRINIHALDPVYIAAKIGFTSFMDHIQVWDVLRNTLTGEKGIGGVETKGLFRTGMPYSDDGEDEEIRPY is encoded by the coding sequence ATGAAGTGGCAAAAGGGAGACATTGTAACAAGAATATCTTATCAGCATGATCTATTGTTCCGTGTTCAATCCGTGGGAAACGAGCTTGTGAAGCTGTATGGAGAAGAATATCGTCTGGAGGCTGACGCCGCACCTGATGACCTGGTGATGGTCGAACGGGAGGAATTAACCAGAAGAAAAAAGGCAGAAAAGGAAAAAGAGGATTATTCCTTCCGTCTGTTTAGACAGGATTACCAACTGATGCGCAAGAAAAGGGAGCATGAGACGACGAGCGGATATAACCAGGAAATCAGACATTTCCAAATACCTCCCAGAATTTTACACATAGATGGTGATCCTATCTTTCTGAAAAAATGTATTCATCTGTATCAGCGGCTTGGATTACAGGTGCATGGAGTTCATGTTCATGAAAAGGAAATGCCTGATCAAATCCATTCCCTATTGAAAAAAATTCAGCCGGATATGATTGTAATTACAGGCCATGATTCCTTTTCAAAAAATAAGGGAGATAAGAACGATTTAAGAGCTTATCGCCACTCAAGATATTTTGCGGACACGGTTCGGAAAGCCCGGGAGTATATGCCTAACCTGGATCAACTCGTTATTTTTGCCGGTGCATGTCAATCCCATTTTGAATCGTTAATCCGGGCAGGAGCTAATTTTGCGAGCTCTCCATCCAGGATTAATATTCATGCTCTGGACCCGGTTTATATTGCAGCCAAAATCGGTTTTACTTCCTTTATGGATCATATTCAGGTCTGGGATGTTCTCCGGAATACACTCACTGGTGAAAAAGGTATTGGCGGCGTGGAAACGAAAGGATTATTTCGAACAGGTATGCCATACTCGGACGACGGTGAGGATGAAGAAATTCGCCCTTATTAG
- the rnmV gene encoding ribonuclease M5, with translation MYIREIIIVEGKDDTTAVKRAVNADTIETNGSAINQSTLNQISHAQEKRGVIVFTDPDYPGQRIRSIIEEAVPGCKHAFLPRNEAISSKGLGIEHASPESIREALSHVYELTGKPENMFTKADLLEFGLVGNPRASDRRRKLGDKLRIGFTNAKQLEKRLNMFQVSRSDFASAMEEILQEEQ, from the coding sequence GTGTACATCAGGGAAATCATTATAGTAGAAGGTAAAGATGATACAACAGCTGTAAAAAGAGCCGTCAATGCAGATACTATTGAAACAAATGGTTCTGCCATCAATCAATCAACCTTAAATCAAATCAGCCATGCCCAGGAAAAAAGAGGGGTCATTGTTTTTACCGATCCCGATTATCCGGGACAGCGTATTCGCAGTATCATAGAGGAAGCTGTTCCAGGCTGTAAACACGCATTTTTACCGCGAAACGAAGCAATCAGTTCTAAAGGTCTTGGTATTGAACATGCCAGTCCGGAATCGATTCGGGAGGCTTTAAGCCATGTGTATGAGTTAACCGGAAAACCAGAGAATATGTTTACGAAAGCAGACCTGCTTGAATTTGGACTCGTGGGAAATCCGAGAGCGAGTGATAGGAGAAGGAAATTAGGGGATAAACTAAGAATAGGGTTCACCAATGCCAAGCAGCTGGAAAAGCGTCTTAATATGTTTCAAGTCTCAAGATCCGATTTTGCATCCGCTATGGAAGAGATATTGCAGGAGGAACAATAA
- a CDS encoding G5 and 3D domain-containing protein codes for MRNLLSRASSFVKNYRKMVMMVASTIVLVASLGILIYETTKKDVVLVINGEEQSVRTHADTVEELLSSRDIKVDNYDEIHPKTGETIEQGMKVAYTKAKQVTVKVDDQSNQYYTTAQTIGEFLKEKDITLNSHDQLSVEKSDKVKEGLEIKVDKAFQITLNDGGEKKKVWTTADTVEEFLKQKEIKLDDNDKLKQKKDQLIAKSDSIDITRVEVVEDVVKENVEYGTTTRSDDSMTRGQRKVIQEGQEGLVTKRYEVTLENGEEVDRELIDKQVEKESQDQIVAMGTKPAGPTPTVSRGDNGEVVEEYMMTATVYTEKCNGCTGVTYTGINLNKNPDKKVVAVDPNVIPLGSKVWVEGYGYAVAGDIGGAIQGSRIDLFKHSSKYNGGYGHRQVKVKVYK; via the coding sequence ATGCGAAACCTATTAAGTCGTGCATCGTCTTTTGTGAAAAATTACAGGAAGATGGTCATGATGGTAGCCAGTACGATTGTGCTCGTTGCCTCACTGGGGATTCTAATCTATGAAACAACGAAAAAAGATGTTGTTCTGGTAATCAATGGTGAAGAGCAATCGGTTCGTACACACGCTGATACTGTAGAAGAGCTATTAAGCAGCAGAGATATAAAAGTAGATAACTATGATGAAATACATCCGAAAACAGGGGAAACGATCGAACAGGGAATGAAAGTAGCCTATACAAAAGCAAAACAGGTTACTGTAAAAGTAGACGATCAATCGAATCAATATTATACGACTGCACAGACCATTGGCGAGTTTTTAAAGGAAAAAGATATTACCCTTAACTCCCATGATCAGCTTTCCGTTGAAAAATCAGATAAGGTTAAAGAAGGACTGGAGATTAAGGTTGATAAAGCCTTCCAGATTACCTTAAATGACGGCGGAGAGAAGAAAAAGGTCTGGACAACAGCAGATACGGTAGAAGAGTTTCTCAAGCAGAAAGAGATTAAATTGGATGACAACGATAAATTAAAGCAGAAAAAGGATCAGCTCATTGCCAAAAGTGATTCTATTGATATAACGAGAGTTGAAGTTGTAGAAGACGTCGTAAAAGAAAACGTAGAGTATGGTACAACAACCAGAAGTGATGACTCCATGACCAGAGGCCAGCGAAAGGTCATCCAAGAGGGCCAGGAAGGTCTTGTCACCAAGCGTTATGAAGTGACACTTGAAAATGGTGAAGAAGTGGATCGGGAACTTATTGATAAACAAGTAGAAAAAGAGAGTCAGGATCAAATTGTAGCTATGGGAACGAAGCCAGCAGGTCCGACTCCGACCGTTTCCCGTGGTGATAATGGTGAGGTTGTTGAGGAGTATATGATGACGGCCACTGTCTATACAGAAAAATGTAATGGCTGCACCGGGGTGACATATACCGGAATAAATCTAAATAAAAATCCTGATAAGAAAGTTGTAGCTGTAGATCCAAATGTTATTCCCCTAGGCTCTAAAGTATGGGTTGAAGGCTATGGATATGCTGTAGCCGGAGATATTGGCGGGGCCATTCAAGGAAGCCGTATTGATTTATTTAAACATTCCAGTAAATATAATGGCGGTTATGGACACCGTCAAGTAAAGGTGAAGGTATATAAGTAA
- a CDS encoding small, acid-soluble spore protein, alpha/beta type, with translation MGRRKGIMSDQFKEEIAKDLGFYDTVQKEGWGGIRARDAGNMVKRAIQMAEGQLTNENENKDRS, from the coding sequence TTGGGCAGACGAAAAGGGATTATGTCAGACCAGTTTAAAGAAGAGATCGCTAAGGATTTAGGTTTTTACGACACGGTGCAGAAAGAAGGCTGGGGCGGTATTCGTGCCAGGGATGCCGGAAACATGGTGAAAAGGGCCATTCAAATGGCAGAGGGTCAGCTAACCAACGAGAACGAAAACAAGGACAGGTCTTAG
- the veg gene encoding biofilm formation stimulator Veg, with the protein MPKTLAEIKQLLDGRIGKRLTLKANGGRRKTIKRSGILAETYPAVFIVELDQDENSFERVSYSYADVLTETVELSFVDDLSKMA; encoded by the coding sequence TTGCCAAAAACATTAGCGGAAATTAAGCAATTATTGGATGGACGTATTGGGAAAAGGCTAACCTTAAAGGCAAATGGTGGCCGTAGAAAAACCATTAAACGCAGTGGCATTTTAGCTGAAACATATCCAGCTGTTTTCATCGTAGAACTGGATCAGGACGAAAATTCTTTTGAGCGGGTATCTTACAGCTATGCTGATGTGTTAACCGAAACTGTAGAATTATCATTTGTGGATGACCTTAGTAAAATGGCTTGA
- the rsmA gene encoding 16S rRNA (adenine(1518)-N(6)/adenine(1519)-N(6))-dimethyltransferase RsmA, translated as MEHQKPIATPSRTKEILNKYGFSFKKSLGQNFMIDSNILEKLVTNAGVTAQSGVIEIGPGIGALTEQLAKQAKEVLAFEIDQRLLPVLEDTLSPYSNVSVIHQDILKTDVTHFIKEQFPDQEVKVVANLPYYITTPILMKLLMDQLPITDITVLIQKEVAERMSARPNTKEYGSLSIAVQYYTEAKVVMNVPKSAFMPQPNVDSSVLQLKMRKEAPVYVENETFFFELVQASFGQRRKTLMNNLGRHFKGQMSKDEISAILEKVQIDGQRRGESLSIEEFASLANGLYTYVNE; from the coding sequence ATGGAACACCAAAAACCAATTGCCACTCCTTCACGAACGAAGGAGATTTTGAATAAATATGGATTTTCATTTAAAAAGAGCCTGGGTCAGAACTTTATGATTGATTCCAATATCCTTGAAAAACTGGTCACGAATGCGGGAGTAACTGCTCAGTCAGGAGTCATTGAAATAGGACCTGGTATTGGGGCCTTAACAGAACAGCTGGCTAAGCAGGCCAAGGAAGTGCTGGCATTTGAAATTGACCAGCGATTACTCCCGGTCTTAGAGGATACCCTTTCTCCCTATTCCAACGTATCCGTTATTCATCAGGATATTTTAAAGACAGATGTCACGCACTTTATTAAGGAGCAGTTTCCTGATCAGGAAGTAAAGGTCGTTGCCAATTTACCGTATTACATTACGACACCGATATTAATGAAACTGCTGATGGATCAATTGCCAATCACGGATATTACGGTACTCATTCAGAAAGAGGTAGCTGAACGGATGTCAGCACGGCCCAATACGAAGGAGTATGGGTCATTATCAATAGCGGTTCAGTATTATACGGAAGCAAAAGTCGTTATGAATGTCCCTAAATCCGCGTTTATGCCCCAGCCTAATGTGGACTCATCCGTTTTGCAGCTGAAAATGCGAAAAGAGGCCCCGGTTTACGTGGAAAATGAAACCTTCTTCTTTGAGCTTGTACAAGCCTCTTTTGGGCAGCGAAGAAAAACGCTCATGAATAATCTCGGTCGGCATTTTAAAGGTCAAATGTCAAAGGACGAAATTTCAGCAATATTGGAGAAGGTTCAGATTGACGGGCAGAGACGTGGAGAGTCGCTGTCTATTGAAGAATTTGCGAGCCTGGCCAATGGGCTTTATACGTATGTGAATGAATAA